A genome region from Bradyrhizobium commune includes the following:
- the pgm gene encoding phosphoglucomutase (alpha-D-glucose-1,6-bisphosphate-dependent), whose protein sequence is MADVHPAAGKLVSPDALANIPRLVTAYFANKPDASDPAQRVAFGTSGHRGTSLKNTFNEGHILATTQAICDYRKEKGLTGPLFIGIDTHALAEPALASAVEVFAANGVDVMVDKDGGYTPTPVISHAILTYNKGRTSGLADGVVVTPSHNPPEDGGYKYNPPHGGPADTDVTGIVEKRANAYLADGLKGVARMDYAKAKKSGHVHAYDFITPYVADLGNVVDLDLVKSAGINIGIDPLGGAAVHYWHPIIERYGLKATVVNEAIDPTFRFMTVDWDGKIRMDCSSPYAMASLIAMRDRFDVAFANDTDADRHGIVTRTGGLMNPNHYLATAISYLFAHRPNWGRDAAIGKTVVSSSIIDRVAKKLGRKLVETPVGFKWFVDGLLTGGFGFGGEESAGASFLRRDGGVWTTDKDGVILGLLAAEIMAKTGRDPSQLFNDLTAELGVPHYARIDVAATTPQKNILKSVTPEQLGLKDLAGDPVRATLSKAPGNGQPFGGIKVETDFGWFAARPSGTEDVYKIYAESFRSTEHLKRIQDEAQAGLNKVFGR, encoded by the coding sequence GTGGCTGATGTTCATCCCGCGGCGGGCAAATTGGTCTCGCCGGACGCGCTCGCCAACATTCCGCGGCTGGTGACGGCCTATTTCGCCAACAAGCCGGATGCATCGGATCCCGCGCAGCGGGTGGCGTTCGGCACATCCGGCCATCGCGGCACTTCGCTGAAGAACACGTTTAACGAGGGCCACATCCTCGCCACCACGCAGGCGATCTGCGATTACCGCAAGGAGAAGGGGCTGACCGGCCCACTCTTCATCGGCATCGACACCCATGCGCTGGCCGAGCCGGCACTCGCCAGCGCGGTGGAAGTGTTCGCGGCCAATGGCGTCGATGTCATGGTCGACAAGGACGGCGGCTACACGCCGACGCCGGTGATCTCGCACGCGATCCTGACCTACAACAAGGGCCGCACATCGGGGCTGGCTGACGGCGTCGTCGTCACGCCCTCGCACAATCCCCCCGAAGACGGCGGCTACAAATACAATCCGCCGCATGGCGGCCCGGCCGACACCGATGTGACCGGAATCGTCGAAAAGCGCGCCAACGCCTATCTCGCCGATGGGCTGAAGGGCGTCGCGCGCATGGACTATGCGAAAGCGAAGAAATCCGGGCACGTCCACGCCTACGACTTCATCACGCCTTACGTCGCCGACCTCGGCAATGTCGTCGATCTCGACCTGGTCAAATCCGCCGGCATCAACATCGGCATCGATCCGCTCGGCGGTGCCGCCGTGCATTACTGGCACCCCATCATCGAACGCTACGGCCTCAAGGCGACCGTCGTGAACGAGGCGATCGATCCGACCTTCCGCTTCATGACGGTGGACTGGGACGGCAAGATCCGCATGGACTGCTCGTCTCCTTACGCGATGGCGAGCCTGATCGCCATGCGCGACCGCTTCGACGTCGCCTTTGCCAACGACACCGACGCCGACCGTCACGGCATCGTCACGCGCACCGGCGGGTTGATGAATCCGAACCATTATCTGGCGACCGCGATCTCCTATCTGTTTGCGCACCGTCCGAACTGGGGCCGGGATGCCGCAATCGGCAAGACCGTGGTGTCGAGCTCGATCATCGACCGCGTCGCCAAGAAGCTCGGCCGCAAGCTGGTCGAGACGCCGGTCGGCTTCAAGTGGTTCGTCGATGGTCTCCTCACCGGCGGCTTCGGCTTTGGCGGCGAGGAGAGTGCAGGGGCCTCGTTCCTGCGCCGCGACGGCGGGGTCTGGACCACCGACAAGGACGGCGTCATCCTCGGCCTGCTGGCTGCCGAGATCATGGCGAAGACCGGCCGCGACCCGAGCCAGCTCTTCAACGACCTCACCGCCGAGTTAGGGGTACCCCATTACGCCCGCATCGACGTCGCCGCCACCACGCCGCAGAAGAACATTTTGAAGTCCGTCACGCCCGAGCAGCTCGGCCTCAAGGATCTCGCCGGCGACCCCGTCCGCGCCACGCTGAGCAAGGCGCCGGGCAACGGCCAGCCGTTCGGCGGCATCAAGGTCGAGACCGATTTCGGCTGGTTCGCCGCGCGGCCCTCGGGCACCGAGGACGTCTACAAGATCTACGCCGAGAGCTTCCGCAGCACCGAGCACCTGAAGCGGATCCAGGACGAGGCCCAGGCCGGGCTGAACAAGGTGTTCGGGAGGTAG
- a CDS encoding alpha/beta hydrolase family protein translates to MALARKLFPLIAWLILAGTPLRAAEYYTEDLRIPMAETGPQGLEAFLVRPAGTKRYPLALLSHGSPRSFDDRATMSAHKYYGIALEYARRGFAALIVLRRGYGTSPGGRVDSVGGCANANYLPATAVAVADLRAAIDAMARRSDVTTSGMIAAGHSTGGLATVALTAQAPAGLVAAISFAGGRGSRDDDDVCNEDGLVQAFATFGKTSRVPMLWVYATNDLYFGPDLARRLYDGFRAGGGNAKFVAAPPYGDDGHYLYSVVSRPQWTPYLDAFLRERGLAHEILSPPDPLPPPAQFNEAAKAEFSRYLASAMPHKAFAVSPNGGYGWRSGRATTDDAQSDSLAACMKWSPTCTLYAVDDRLAGTRQTSTDQGSRAR, encoded by the coding sequence ATGGCTCTTGCGCGAAAACTGTTTCCGCTGATCGCCTGGCTCATCCTGGCCGGCACGCCTTTGCGCGCCGCGGAGTACTACACCGAAGACCTCCGCATCCCGATGGCGGAGACCGGGCCGCAGGGGCTGGAGGCGTTCCTGGTTCGCCCGGCGGGGACAAAGCGCTATCCGCTGGCGCTGCTGAGCCACGGCTCGCCGCGCAGCTTTGACGACCGCGCGACGATGTCGGCGCACAAATATTACGGCATTGCGCTGGAATATGCCCGGCGCGGCTTTGCCGCGCTGATCGTGCTGCGGCGCGGCTACGGCACGTCGCCTGGCGGGCGCGTCGACAGCGTCGGCGGCTGTGCCAATGCCAATTATTTGCCGGCGACAGCCGTTGCGGTCGCGGATTTGCGCGCGGCGATCGATGCGATGGCCAGGCGGAGCGACGTCACGACATCGGGCATGATAGCGGCCGGCCATTCCACCGGCGGGCTTGCCACCGTCGCGCTGACCGCGCAGGCGCCGGCGGGCCTCGTGGCCGCGATCAGCTTCGCCGGCGGCCGCGGCTCGCGCGACGACGACGACGTCTGCAACGAGGATGGGCTGGTGCAGGCCTTCGCCACCTTCGGCAAGACCTCGCGGGTGCCGATGCTGTGGGTCTATGCGACCAACGATCTCTACTTCGGGCCTGATCTGGCGCGCCGGCTCTATGACGGGTTCCGCGCCGGCGGCGGCAACGCAAAGTTCGTCGCGGCGCCGCCTTATGGCGATGACGGCCATTATCTCTATTCGGTGGTGAGCCGCCCGCAATGGACGCCCTATCTCGACGCCTTCCTGCGCGAGCGCGGGCTCGCTCACGAGATCCTGAGCCCTCCCGATCCGCTGCCGCCACCGGCCCAGTTCAACGAGGCCGCGAAGGCCGAGTTCTCGCGCTATCTCGCCAGCGCCATGCCGCACAAGGCCTTTGCGGTGTCACCCAATGGCGGATACGGCTGGCGTTCGGGCCGCGCCACGACCGACGACGCGCAAAGCGACTCGCTCGCGGCCTGCATGAAATGGTCGCCGACCTGCACGCTCTATGCGGTCGACGACCGGCTCGCCGGCACGCGACAGACCTCCACCGACCAGGGCTCGCGCGCGCGATAG
- a CDS encoding lytic transglycosylase domain-containing protein codes for MLQDLAHPKHHATWRHATMAVLLLASTCVHAADDVANDVDTTSAIARDNADLGAGETATSRAAIRKIIERETARTNLPADIAEAVVFVESGYNSAVVGSVGEVGLMQVRPETAAMLGFRGNSSELAEPDINIHYGVIYLSRAWRLAAGDLCRALMKYRAGHGEETMTARSQVYCNRARNRLLAMNSAALETPIAAVPDVAPTPTAAAPAKAAVTTTKSARDPKVLAQPKDVYARYRQGTAAASRAYWAAQEARVSLIKARIEARWKRVASR; via the coding sequence ATGCTGCAGGACCTCGCACATCCAAAACACCACGCGACGTGGCGACACGCCACGATGGCCGTGCTGTTGCTGGCCTCGACCTGCGTGCATGCGGCGGACGATGTTGCGAATGACGTCGACACGACGTCGGCGATCGCCCGCGACAATGCCGATCTCGGCGCCGGCGAGACGGCAACCTCACGGGCCGCGATCCGAAAGATCATCGAGCGCGAAACCGCCAGGACCAATCTGCCGGCCGACATTGCCGAGGCCGTGGTGTTCGTCGAGAGCGGATACAATTCAGCCGTGGTCGGCAGCGTCGGCGAAGTCGGCCTGATGCAGGTGCGGCCCGAAACCGCGGCGATGCTCGGATTTCGGGGCAACAGTTCAGAGCTCGCAGAGCCGGATATCAACATCCATTATGGCGTGATCTATCTCAGCCGCGCCTGGCGCCTCGCCGCCGGCGACCTCTGTCGCGCGCTGATGAAATACCGGGCGGGCCACGGCGAGGAGACGATGACGGCGCGTTCGCAGGTCTATTGCAATCGCGCCCGCAACCGTCTTCTTGCGATGAACTCGGCGGCGCTGGAGACCCCGATTGCGGCCGTCCCGGATGTGGCACCGACGCCAACAGCGGCAGCACCGGCAAAGGCAGCGGTGACGACAACAAAATCAGCGCGCGATCCGAAGGTGCTGGCGCAGCCGAAGGACGTTTATGCGCGCTACCGTCAAGGCACGGCAGCCGCAAGCCGCGCCTATTGGGCCGCGCAGGAAGCCCGGGTCAGCCTCATCAAGGCGCGCATCGAAGCCAGGTGGAAACGGGTTGCATCGCGCTGA
- a CDS encoding response regulator transcription factor, with protein sequence MNARSQDSASRDDLTFQSGSQAHRISNIVAESALHELRPLGRERLIVVEDDPVTRTMLVGYFSDNNFDVVGAGSCAECRQALRGRADLVFLDVQLPDGDGFDLAKEIQATSNAGIIFVTRRDTDVDRILGLEIAGDHYVTKPINLRDLLARARSVLRRRSIDRKAARNHNSIAFGDWIIDLTRRELLGSDGKPVALTRAEFDLLAALVGADGRPLSRDYLIEVVSNRQAEVDIRTVDALVARLRRKLVGSGTPVIATVTGVGYKLALSERL encoded by the coding sequence GTGAATGCCCGTTCACAGGACAGCGCATCGCGCGACGACCTGACTTTCCAGTCCGGGTCGCAGGCACACAGGATATCCAACATCGTGGCTGAATCCGCACTCCACGAATTGCGCCCCCTCGGGCGCGAGCGACTGATCGTGGTCGAAGACGATCCGGTGACGCGGACCATGCTGGTCGGCTATTTCAGCGACAACAATTTCGACGTGGTCGGCGCCGGCTCCTGCGCGGAATGCCGGCAGGCGCTGCGCGGCCGCGCCGATCTCGTCTTCCTCGACGTGCAGCTGCCCGACGGCGACGGTTTTGACCTCGCCAAGGAGATTCAGGCCACCAGCAACGCGGGCATCATCTTCGTGACCCGCCGCGACACCGACGTCGATCGCATTCTCGGCCTCGAGATCGCAGGCGACCATTACGTCACCAAGCCGATCAATCTGCGCGACCTGCTCGCGCGTGCGCGCAGCGTGCTGCGGCGGCGCTCGATCGACCGCAAGGCGGCGCGCAACCACAATTCGATCGCCTTCGGCGACTGGATCATCGACCTGACGCGGCGCGAGCTGCTCGGCAGCGACGGCAAGCCGGTGGCGCTGACGCGCGCCGAATTCGATCTGCTCGCCGCACTCGTCGGCGCCGACGGCCGTCCGCTCAGCCGCGATTATCTGATCGAGGTGGTCAGCAACCGTCAGGCCGAGGTCGACATCCGCACGGTCGACGCGCTGGTGGCGCGGCTGCGCCGCAAGCTCGTCGGCAGCGGCACACCCGTGATCGCCACCGTCACCGGCGTCGGCTACAAGCTCGCGCTCAGCGAGCGGCTCTAG
- a CDS encoding acyltransferase family protein translates to MQGQARLAAGRTDQGATRFGRSHTLDVLRGIGIAGVMAIHISQSFPSNIRAIDFAFMCGWAGVNVFYFVSAMTMCLMWTQRTETNPTRKFYIRRFLRIAPLFWLAIPVYLVINGTGPSTNAPNGIGPLQVIMTATFLHGFWPDSVNSVVPGDWSIAAEMMFYLIFPFVIAAFGSRRHLYLALALLLHLINVCLFKPWAFALFSAYYGPGHEAFVWNALHISFLNQLPIFLVGCALFFALRDGFAKLDAAIFAGFIVLSFVANRATGSHEFNYLMINLVLGALVFWCIRFAIRSGPIEALGRNSYSMYLSHFAVIFGLRQVWPLADGLPSLLLAYVVTAALSYLVARATWHLVERRAQDLAHRLTALAAKPVPRAEAVTTASIAMNGRSAGV, encoded by the coding sequence ATGCAGGGGCAGGCCCGGTTGGCTGCCGGTCGGACCGATCAGGGTGCAACGCGCTTCGGTCGTTCGCATACGCTCGACGTCCTGCGTGGCATCGGCATCGCCGGCGTGATGGCGATCCACATCTCACAGTCGTTTCCGTCGAACATCCGCGCGATCGACTTCGCCTTCATGTGCGGCTGGGCCGGCGTCAACGTGTTCTACTTCGTCAGCGCCATGACGATGTGCCTGATGTGGACGCAGCGCACCGAAACGAATCCCACCCGCAAATTCTACATCCGGAGATTTTTGCGCATCGCGCCGCTGTTCTGGCTCGCGATCCCAGTCTATCTCGTCATCAACGGGACGGGCCCGAGCACCAACGCGCCAAACGGCATCGGGCCGCTCCAGGTGATCATGACCGCGACGTTCCTGCACGGCTTCTGGCCGGACAGCGTCAACAGCGTGGTGCCGGGCGACTGGTCGATCGCGGCCGAGATGATGTTCTATCTGATCTTCCCGTTCGTGATCGCGGCGTTCGGGTCGCGCCGGCATCTCTATCTCGCGCTCGCGCTTCTGCTGCATCTGATCAATGTCTGCCTGTTCAAGCCGTGGGCGTTCGCGCTGTTCTCGGCCTATTACGGCCCCGGCCACGAGGCCTTCGTCTGGAACGCGCTGCATATCAGCTTCCTGAACCAGCTCCCGATCTTCCTGGTCGGATGTGCATTGTTCTTCGCGCTTCGCGACGGCTTTGCGAAGTTGGATGCCGCGATCTTCGCCGGCTTCATCGTGCTGTCCTTTGTCGCCAACCGCGCGACCGGCTCGCACGAATTCAACTATCTGATGATCAATCTCGTGCTCGGTGCGCTGGTGTTCTGGTGCATCCGCTTTGCGATCCGCTCTGGGCCGATCGAGGCGCTCGGCCGCAACTCCTACTCGATGTACCTGTCGCACTTCGCGGTGATCTTTGGCCTGCGCCAGGTCTGGCCGCTCGCGGACGGGCTGCCCTCGTTGCTGCTCGCGTATGTCGTCACCGCCGCGCTCAGCTATCTCGTCGCGCGCGCGACCTGGCATCTGGTCGAACGTCGCGCGCAGGATCTGGCGCATCGGCTGACGGCGTTGGCGGCCAAGCCCGTGCCGCGCGCGGAGGCTGTGACGACGGCGAGCATCGCCATGAACGGCCGCAGCGCCGGCGTCTAA
- a CDS encoding aldose 1-epimerase family protein encodes MTDDTRTIRSASLTATIKAHGAELCSLKDAAGTEFLWQAGPAWPRHAPLLFPIVGRLANDELRHQGKTYRMTQHGFARDSRFAWAERGERRCVLVLEDSDATRALYPFAFRLTATYTIDDAGLDLALSIVNPGGQTLPVSVGGHPAFNWPLQPGLPKESYALTFAKEEPSPIRRVEGGLLLAAPDPSPVRGTVLALSESLFATDAVIIDPVNSDAVRYAAGQGGGPWLKMSWRGFRELGVWSKPSGAPFLCIEPWRGYASPKGFDGEFTDKPGLMLIAPGAEEGLSFRIEVGTS; translated from the coding sequence ATGACCGACGACACCCGCACCATCCGCAGTGCCAGCCTCACCGCCACCATCAAGGCCCACGGCGCCGAGCTATGCTCGCTGAAAGACGCCGCCGGCACCGAATTCCTCTGGCAGGCGGGCCCGGCCTGGCCGCGTCATGCGCCGCTGCTGTTTCCGATCGTCGGCCGTCTCGCCAATGACGAGTTGCGGCACCAAGGCAAGACGTATCGGATGACCCAGCACGGCTTTGCGCGCGACAGCCGTTTTGCGTGGGCGGAGCGGGGCGAGCGCCGCTGCGTGCTGGTGCTCGAGGACAGCGATGCGACGCGCGCGCTCTATCCGTTCGCGTTCCGCCTGACGGCGACTTATACGATCGACGACGCGGGTCTCGATCTGGCGCTTTCGATCGTCAATCCCGGCGGGCAGACGCTGCCGGTGTCGGTCGGTGGCCATCCCGCTTTCAACTGGCCGCTTCAGCCTGGGTTGCCGAAAGAGAGCTACGCGCTGACTTTCGCGAAAGAGGAGCCATCACCGATCCGCCGTGTCGAGGGTGGACTGTTGCTCGCGGCGCCGGATCCTAGCCCCGTGCGGGGCACTGTGCTTGCGCTGTCGGAATCCCTGTTTGCCACCGACGCCGTCATCATCGATCCCGTCAACAGCGACGCGGTCCGCTACGCGGCCGGGCAGGGCGGCGGGCCGTGGCTGAAGATGTCCTGGCGCGGCTTTCGCGAGCTTGGCGTCTGGTCAAAGCCCTCAGGCGCGCCGTTCCTCTGCATCGAGCCCTGGCGGGGCTATGCCAGCCCCAAAGGCTTCGACGGCGAATTCACGGACAAGCCGGGCTTGATGCTCATCGCGCCCGGTGCCGAGGAAGGATTGTCATTCCGGATCGAGGTCGGGACGTCCTGA
- a CDS encoding type I secretion system permease/ATPase — translation MAAQTTNRSPLTQALKACYPALGATFVISMFINATMLVSPLYSMQIYDRVLTSRNVTTLVMLTSIVVVFLILYGVLEFVRSGVLARAGVQFENHLRRPLFETMMKAELSPQHRLGQQVIRDAETIRECLTGGLAANLCDLPWTPLFVILCFLQHFMLGMVALVGAAVLFSLAIITEIMTRASVNEASRLANEANRFAASALRNGEVVRGLGMGDVVLDRWAGAQYAHIAVHSAATERGAALHALVKFARLTVQITLLCVGAWLAIDKEISPGAMMAASIIMGRALAPIEQVIGQWKRIVAFRTSYNRLENLFQALPIGETPTELPAPKGNLEVTNAVVWPPNASRPAVKGVSLSLQAGESMAIIGNSGSGKSTLARALAGVWPLREGTVRIDGAEYSQWDQNRLGKHIGYLPQDIELFSGTVAENIARLGKVEPNAVVAAAQAAGAHEVILRLPNGYDTLLGEGGVALSGGMRQRVGLARALYGRPRLVVLDEPNSNLDEEGERALGRAMVAMKAAGCTVIAVTHRNLLLSHVDKLLVMSFGQAIIQGPRDEVIGNIRGNKVALAATTERPVTNVTATTGATG, via the coding sequence ATGGCCGCGCAGACAACGAACCGCTCGCCGCTTACGCAGGCCTTGAAGGCCTGTTATCCCGCGCTGGGCGCTACGTTTGTCATCAGCATGTTCATCAATGCAACCATGTTGGTGTCGCCGCTCTATTCGATGCAGATTTACGATCGCGTGCTGACAAGCCGCAACGTTACGACACTCGTCATGCTGACTTCGATCGTCGTGGTCTTCCTGATCCTTTACGGCGTTCTTGAGTTCGTTCGATCAGGCGTGCTGGCACGAGCCGGCGTGCAGTTCGAAAACCATTTGCGGCGGCCTCTGTTCGAAACCATGATGAAGGCCGAGTTGTCGCCGCAGCATCGGCTTGGTCAGCAGGTGATCCGCGATGCCGAAACGATCCGCGAGTGCCTGACGGGCGGCTTAGCTGCCAACTTGTGCGATTTGCCCTGGACGCCGCTGTTCGTCATTCTCTGTTTCCTGCAGCATTTCATGCTCGGCATGGTGGCGCTTGTCGGAGCCGCCGTGCTGTTCAGTCTGGCAATCATCACCGAAATTATGACGCGTGCCAGCGTCAATGAAGCGAGTCGTTTGGCGAACGAGGCGAACCGCTTTGCGGCGTCGGCGCTGCGCAACGGCGAGGTCGTGCGCGGTCTTGGCATGGGCGATGTTGTACTCGACCGCTGGGCCGGCGCCCAATATGCCCATATCGCCGTTCATAGCGCTGCCACTGAGCGGGGCGCCGCGCTTCATGCGCTGGTGAAATTTGCCAGGCTCACAGTGCAGATAACGCTTCTTTGCGTCGGCGCATGGCTCGCCATTGACAAGGAGATATCACCCGGTGCCATGATGGCCGCATCCATCATTATGGGCCGCGCCCTCGCGCCGATCGAGCAGGTGATCGGTCAGTGGAAACGAATCGTCGCCTTCAGAACGTCCTACAACCGCCTCGAGAACCTGTTTCAGGCTCTCCCGATCGGTGAAACACCGACGGAGCTTCCTGCTCCAAAGGGCAACCTCGAAGTCACCAATGCCGTCGTCTGGCCGCCCAATGCGAGCCGCCCCGCCGTCAAGGGTGTGTCGCTCAGCCTGCAAGCCGGCGAGAGTATGGCGATCATCGGCAACTCGGGCAGCGGCAAATCGACACTTGCTCGCGCGCTTGCCGGCGTGTGGCCGCTGCGAGAGGGTACGGTGCGGATCGACGGCGCCGAATACAGCCAGTGGGATCAGAACCGGCTCGGCAAACACATCGGCTATTTGCCGCAAGACATCGAGCTGTTCTCCGGGACTGTTGCCGAGAACATTGCTCGCCTCGGGAAGGTTGAACCAAACGCCGTCGTTGCGGCTGCGCAGGCGGCGGGCGCCCATGAGGTGATCCTGCGATTGCCCAATGGCTACGATACGCTGCTTGGCGAGGGCGGAGTGGCCTTGTCAGGCGGGATGCGCCAGCGCGTTGGTCTCGCCCGCGCGCTGTACGGCAGGCCGCGCCTTGTCGTTCTCGACGAGCCCAACTCCAATCTAGACGAGGAGGGCGAGAGGGCTCTCGGCCGGGCCATGGTGGCGATGAAGGCCGCCGGTTGCACGGTGATTGCCGTTACCCACCGTAACCTGCTACTTTCGCATGTCGACAAGCTGCTGGTGATGTCGTTCGGGCAGGCGATTATCCAGGGCCCGCGTGATGAGGTCATTGGCAACATCCGCGGTAACAAAGTTGCGCTCGCCGCTACGACCGAACGTCCTGTGACCAACGTCACAGCCACAACCGGAGCCACCGGCTAA
- a CDS encoding HlyD family type I secretion periplasmic adaptor subunit, producing MTVISPDPQPMSGNIGDHRGYARLGFAAIALVFGGFGFWAVFAPLDRAAVAQGQVAVESNNKPVQHLEGGIVREILVHDSQQVKEGDVLFRLQPTTAQANLDLLRKQIDADLAREARLVAEKTQAIQISFPADLLTRRDIKETDQAIRDQERVFQENREKLNGDLGILGSQIAQKQADIDGRQRQRESLASQMASYKAEMTSVYPLVEKGYYARNRYLELQRNEQHVEGDLAIAESDIARLSKGVEEARLQMQQTRYKYDQDVSNELNEVRGKLSDAREKVLIAQDVLTRVDVRAPRSGTVFGMKVHGIGEVVKPGDTLAEIVPLGEGLMITAKVSPNDIESVEIGQSAEVRFPNFSTRQTSVIIGKVVSLSPDAMVDPAGGSQQQQPYFTAKVVIDYSVVPDEIAKKIQPGMQAELLISTGERTALAYFIGPLKSSFAKAFREK from the coding sequence ATGACAGTCATTTCACCAGACCCACAGCCTATGTCCGGGAACATCGGCGACCATCGCGGCTACGCGCGTCTGGGTTTCGCGGCGATCGCCCTGGTATTCGGCGGTTTCGGCTTCTGGGCTGTTTTTGCTCCTCTTGACCGCGCGGCTGTCGCGCAAGGGCAGGTCGCTGTCGAAAGCAACAACAAGCCGGTTCAACATCTCGAGGGCGGCATCGTCCGCGAAATTCTGGTGCACGATTCGCAGCAAGTGAAGGAAGGCGATGTGCTGTTCCGCCTGCAGCCGACCACCGCCCAGGCCAATCTCGACCTGCTGCGCAAGCAGATTGATGCCGACCTCGCCCGCGAAGCGCGACTGGTCGCTGAGAAGACGCAAGCCATTCAGATCAGTTTTCCCGCCGACCTGCTGACACGCCGCGACATCAAAGAAACGGATCAGGCGATCAGGGATCAGGAACGGGTGTTCCAGGAGAATCGGGAGAAGCTAAACGGCGATCTCGGTATTCTGGGCTCCCAGATCGCGCAGAAACAGGCGGACATCGATGGACGCCAACGGCAGAGGGAATCGCTGGCATCTCAGATGGCGAGTTACAAGGCTGAGATGACGTCGGTCTATCCCCTGGTCGAAAAGGGCTACTATGCCCGCAACAGATACCTCGAGCTTCAACGCAACGAGCAACACGTGGAAGGCGATCTCGCCATTGCCGAGAGCGACATTGCGCGTCTCAGCAAGGGCGTGGAAGAAGCCAGGCTTCAGATGCAGCAGACGCGATACAAGTACGACCAGGATGTCTCGAACGAGCTGAACGAGGTTCGCGGCAAGCTGTCGGATGCACGCGAGAAAGTCTTGATCGCACAGGATGTGCTGACGCGCGTCGATGTTCGCGCGCCACGAAGCGGCACCGTGTTTGGAATGAAAGTGCATGGCATCGGCGAAGTCGTCAAACCCGGCGATACGCTGGCCGAAATCGTGCCGCTTGGCGAAGGCCTGATGATCACGGCGAAGGTATCGCCAAACGACATCGAAAGCGTCGAGATCGGCCAGTCGGCCGAGGTGCGCTTCCCCAATTTCTCGACGCGGCAAACCTCGGTGATCATCGGCAAGGTCGTCAGCCTGTCTCCCGACGCGATGGTCGATCCTGCAGGCGGCAGCCAGCAGCAGCAGCCGTATTTCACGGCAAAAGTGGTGATCGACTACAGCGTGGTGCCGGATGAGATTGCCAAGAAGATTCAGCCTGGCATGCAGGCCGAGTTGCTGATCTCGACCGGTGAGCGCACCGCGCTGGCTTATTTCATCGGACCGCTGAAGAGCAGCTTCGCCAAGGCCTTCCGCGAGAAATGA